The Poecilia reticulata strain Guanapo linkage group LG13, Guppy_female_1.0+MT, whole genome shotgun sequence genome has a segment encoding these proteins:
- the gjd1b gene encoding gap junction delta-2 protein, producing MGEWTILERLLEAAVQQHSTMIGRILLTVVVIFRILIVAIVGETVYEDEQTMFICNTLQPGCNQACYDKAFPISHIRYWVFQIILVCTPSLCFITYSVHQSAKQRDRRYSFLYPIMEKDYGGRDGARKLRNINGILVQHGGDGGGGKEEPDCLEVKEIPNAPRGLTHGKSSKVRRQEGISRFYIIQVVFRNALEIGFLAGQYFLYGFSVPGIFECDRYPCLKEVECYVSRPTEKTVFLVFMFAVSGICVVLNLAELNHLGWRKIKAAIRGVQARRKSICEIRKKDMAHLSQPPNLGRTQSSESAYV from the coding sequence GATCTTGCTGACGGTTGTGGTGATCTTCCGTATCCTGATTGTGGCCATTGTTGGAGAGACGGTATACGAGGATGAACAGACTATGTTCATATGTAACACGCTGCAGCCGGGCTGCAACCAAGCCTGCTATGACAAAGCCTTCCCAATCTCCCACATCCGCTACTGGGTCTTTCAGATCATACTGGTATGCACTCCCAGCCTGTGCTTCATCACCTACTCCGTCCACCAGTCAGCCAAGCAAAGAGACCGGCGTTACTCTTTCCTCTATCCCATAATGGAGAAGGACTATGGCGGACGGGACGGGGCACGAAAGCTGCGCAACATCAATGGTATTCTAGTCCAGCATGGTGGCGATGGAGGCGGAGGGAAGGAAGAACCCGACTGCTTGGAGGTGAAAGAGATCCCCAACGCTCCTCGGGGTCTCACCCACGGCAAGAGCTCCAAAGTTCGGCGACAGGAAGGAATCTCACGCTTTTACATCATTCAAGTCGTGTTTCGAAATGCACTGGAAATCGGCTTCCTGGCAGGCCAGTACTTCCTTTACGGCTTCAGCGTGCCTGGGATTTTCGAGTGCGACCGCTACCCTTGCCTCAAGGAGGTGGAGTGCTACGTGTCCCGGCCCACGGAAAAGACGGTGTTTCTGGTCTTCATGTTTGCTGTGAGCGGCATCTGCGTGGTGCTCAACCTGGCCGAGCTCAACCACCTGGGCTGGCGCAAGATCAAGGCCGCCATCAGGGGAGTCCAGGCACGCAGGAAGTCGATCTGCGAGATCCGGAAGAAGGACATGGCGCATCTGTCCCAGCCGCCCAACCTGGGACGCACTCAGTCCAGCGAATCCGCCTATGTctga